One genomic region from Candidatus Neomarinimicrobiota bacterium encodes:
- the rsmI gene encoding 16S rRNA (cytidine(1402)-2'-O)-methyltransferase produces the protein MGTLYLVSTPIGNLNDFSYRGVETLDGVSLILAEDTRRSGKLLKHHKISQPMLSYNEHNRDRRIPVIVKKLSAGDDVALISDAGTPSISDPGYKLVRACISEKIAVVAVPGASAILAGLVASGLPTDRFVFEGFLPKKKRRVSRLKVLRSEDRTIILFESPERVGRTLMDCLEYFGDRPTAVCREMTKLYEEIWRGRLSEGVQYFDGKKVKGEVTILIGKNSESVHFFKESGSEPR, from the coding sequence ATCGGCACACTTTATCTTGTGAGCACTCCTATCGGTAATCTTAATGATTTTTCTTACCGAGGAGTTGAGACTCTCGATGGTGTGAGTCTTATTCTTGCTGAAGATACCAGACGGAGCGGAAAACTTCTGAAGCACCATAAAATTTCACAACCTATGTTAAGCTATAATGAACACAATCGGGATAGGCGGATTCCTGTAATCGTCAAAAAACTTTCAGCTGGTGATGATGTGGCCCTAATTTCTGATGCCGGTACACCATCCATCAGCGACCCGGGTTATAAGCTTGTGAGGGCGTGTATTTCTGAAAAAATTGCCGTTGTTGCTGTTCCTGGCGCTTCGGCTATTCTTGCAGGACTTGTGGCTTCTGGTCTACCCACAGACCGTTTTGTTTTCGAAGGTTTCCTCCCCAAAAAAAAAAGGAGGGTATCGCGACTAAAAGTGCTAAGAAGTGAAGATAGGACTATCATCCTGTTTGAGTCACCTGAGCGAGTTGGACGTACCCTGATGGACTGTTTAGAATATTTCGGTGACAGACCCACCGCTGTCTGTCGGGAAATGACTAAACTCTATGAAGAAATCTGGCGAGGGCGTCTGTCTGAAGGTGTACAATATTTTGACGGAAAAAAAGTAAAGGGAGAAGTCACAATCCTCATTGGTAAAAATTCAGAAAGTGTCCATTTTTTTAAGGAATCCGGCAGTGAGCCGCGGTAA
- the tmk gene encoding dTMP kinase, which translates to MVKIQKVSIFLRNPAVSRGKFLTFEGIDGCGKSTQVRGLERTLNEKGKPTLLLREPGGTLISEDIRKVLLNPDNSTMAPENEALLMAASRSQLLKEVILPHLEKGTIVLCDRYIDSTMAYQGFGRALPHDWLRQINRLAFELAVPDRTFLFDIPVDEALSRLGNRQRDRIEATGVDFLEKVRNGFLSLAEQESDRYIVLDGQKQTEELEEEILTQVLRIIS; encoded by the coding sequence TTGGTAAAAATTCAGAAAGTGTCCATTTTTTTAAGGAATCCGGCAGTGAGCCGCGGTAAGTTTTTAACATTCGAGGGTATTGACGGCTGTGGGAAGTCGACTCAGGTACGAGGTTTGGAGCGAACACTAAATGAGAAAGGGAAACCAACATTACTATTGAGGGAGCCCGGCGGGACACTCATTTCTGAAGATATCCGCAAGGTGCTTCTTAATCCTGACAATTCAACAATGGCTCCTGAGAACGAAGCTCTCCTAATGGCAGCAAGTAGATCTCAGCTGCTTAAGGAAGTGATTCTACCGCACCTTGAAAAGGGTACTATCGTTCTGTGCGATAGATATATCGATTCCACAATGGCTTATCAGGGTTTCGGCAGGGCCTTACCTCATGACTGGTTAAGGCAGATCAACCGCCTCGCTTTTGAACTGGCCGTACCTGATAGGACATTCCTGTTTGATATTCCCGTTGATGAGGCACTTTCCCGGCTGGGTAATCGCCAGAGGGACAGAATTGAGGCCACAGGCGTTGATTTCCTAGAAAAAGTGAGGAACGGTTTCCTAAGCCTTGCGGAACAAGAATCCGACAGGTATATTGTTCTGGATGGTCAAAAGCAAACAGAAGAATTGGAAGAAGAAATCTTAACACAGGTTTTGAGGATCATTTCATGA